A DNA window from Drosophila pseudoobscura strain MV-25-SWS-2005 chromosome 2, UCI_Dpse_MV25, whole genome shotgun sequence contains the following coding sequences:
- the AOX2 gene encoding xanthine dehydrogenase 1 → MAKTSHHLATDSATMSIRFSVNGFPYEVQAGDYAPDLTLNAFLRQHLHLTATKYMCLEGGCGSCVCVIRRRHPATDEAQSRAANSCLTLLNTCDDVDIITDEGLGNQLSGYHPIQKRLAQLNGTQCGYCSPGFVMNMYGLLEQHRGQVSMAQVEDAFGGNICRCTGYRPILDTMKSFAVDSDIAVPAECVDIEDSFELLCPRTGQSCRDSCSRPARRQDNGAAHWYWPKTLTELFSALSQVPSGELYFLVGGNTAHGVYRRPRGIRHYIDVNAVPELKQHSLETDHILLGGNVTLTDAMELFLIAAKRPGFEYCAQLWQHFNLIANVPVRNNGTLAGNITIKKEHPEFPSDVFITFEALDVNVLVYDNPSSQRVMSLLTYLSDATPKLVIGGFILRAYPKDRYIFNSYKILPRAQNVHAYVNAGILIEWQDLQRHIVRSARICFGNIRPDYVHDQPMELLLPGRDLYDPATVTQMFEQLQGSLQAEERPPEASPEYRQMLACGLLYKFLLGSAPRDLVRENYRSGGLLLERALSSGSQTFETIKKNYPVTQAVQKLEGLIQCSGEATYMNDLLTTSNAVYCAFVTAKRVGATIEQIDPSAALQCQGVVAFYAAKDIPGANNFVTVTPLTPEVDEIFAAGRVKHYDQPLGVIAALSQDTAVYAATLVQVTYANDQRKIYTSINQVLAAKLENRIVCLKKDSGEKEVLNPSALAPGDVLGRGILQLESQYHFTMEPQTTIVVPIDNILQVWCSTQWMDGTQGSIAHMLKVNVNTVQLQVRRVGGAYGAKVTRCNIVACAAALVASKLNRPARFVQTIESMMECNGKRWACRSDYEFRARANGLITMLTNKYYEDAGCNLNENVVDFLTLPALRNVYNLTNSNYKTSGSAILTDAPSSTWCRAPGTAEAIAMTETALEHIAFTCQLDPADVRLVNLRPGSKMVQLLPRFLATTEYRKRRGQINLFNAQNRWRKRGLGLTLMEFPLNTTVGFTYPTTVAIYHEDGSVVITHGGIEIGQGINTKAAQVAAFVLGVPLERVSVESSNTVSGANSMITANSMSSEMIGLAVRKACDTLNKRLEPVKKQLGKKATWLQILQAAYLQSVILIASDSYKLGDIPSYSIFGLSLSELELDILTGNHLIRRVDILEDAGESLSPNIDVGQVEGAFVMGLGYYLTELLVYDRQTGRILTNRTWNYHPPGAKDIPIDFRIELLQKNPNPVGFMRSKSTGEPALCLSVGVLFAMQHAIQSARTDAGLPREWVRLGAPTTPETVVLNAGHQVQSFALK, encoded by the exons ATGGCCAAGACCTCGCACCATTTGGCTACCGACTCTGCAACGATGAGCATCAGATTTAGTGTGAATGGCTTCCCCTACGAGGTGCAGGCTGGGGACTACGCCCCGGACCTCACCCTGAACGCATTCCTGCGCCAGCATCTCCACCTGACGGCCACCAAGTACATGTGCCTGGAAGGCGGCTGCGgctcctgtgtgtgtgtcatccGACGACGTCATCCGGCCACAGACGAGGCGCAGTCGAGAGCAGCCAACTCT TGCCTGACGCTGCTCAACACCTGCGATGATGTGGATATCATAACGGACGAGGGATTGGGCAACCAACTGAGCGGCTACCATCCCATTCAGAAGCGTCTGGCCCAGCTGAACGGCACCCAGTGCGGGTACTGCTCCCCGGGATTCGTGATGAACATGTACGGGCTGCTGGAGCAGCATCGGGGGCAGGTGAGCATGGCCCAAGTGGAGGACGCTTTCGGTGGCAACATTTGCCGCTGCACCGGCTATCGCCCCATACTGGATACCATGAAATCCTTTGCGGTGGACAGCGACATTGCAGTGCCTGCGGAGTGTGTGGACATTGAGGACTCCTTCGAGCTGCTGTGCCCCCGAACGGGACAGTCCTGCCGGGACAGCTGCTCCAGACCGGCGCGCAGGCAGGACAATGGTGCCGCCCACTGGTATTGGCCCAAGACGCTGACGGAGCTCTTCTCAGCCCTCAGCCAGGTGCCGAGTGGAGAGCTCTACTTCCTGGTGGGCGGCAACACGGCTCACGGGGTCTACCGGCGGCCCAGGGGCATACGCCACTACATCGACGTTAATGCGGTGCCAGAGCTGAAGCAGCACAGCCTCGAAACGGATCATATTCTGCTCGGCGGCAATGTCACCCTTACCGATGCCATGGAATTGTTTCTCATCGCCGCCAAGCGGCCGGGATTCGAGTATTGCGCACAGTTGTGGCAGCACTTCAACCTGATTGCCAATGTCCCAGTGCGAAAC AATGGAACATTGGCTGGAAATATCACCATCAAGAAGGAGCATCCCGAATTCCCCTCGGATGTGTTCATCACCTTTGAGGCATTGGATGTCAATGTTTTGGTCTATGATAATCCCAGTAGCCAGCGGGTTATGAGCCTCCTGACTTATCTGAGCGATGCCACACCGAAACTGGTCATCGGCGGTTTCATATTGAGGGCCTATCCCAAGGATAGATATATTTTCAACTCCTACAAG ATCCTGCCTAGAGCGCAGAATGTTCATGCCTATGTCAATGCGGGAATCCTTATCGAATGGCAGGACCTACAGCGGCATATTGTGCGGTCGGCTCGCATTTGCTTTGGCAACATTCGACCCGACTACGTGCACGATCAGCCAATGGAGCTGCTCCTGCCAGGCAGAGATCTCTACGATCCGGCCACAGTCACTCAGATGTTTGAGCAGCTGCAAGGCAGCCTCCAGGCCGAGGAGAGGCCGCCAGAGGCATCGCCCGAGTATCGTCAGATGTTGGCCTGTGGGCTCCTCTATAAATTCCTGCTGGGCTCCGCTCCCAGGGATCTGGTAAGGGAAAATTATCGCAGCGGAGGTCTACTGCTGGAGCGTGCTCTGTCCTCGGGCAGTCAAACATTCGAGACGATCAAAAAGAACTATCCAGTCACACAGGCGGTACAGAAGCTGGAAG GTCTCATTCAGTGCTCGGGCGAGGCCACGTATATGAACGATCTCTTGACAACTTCGAATGCCGTCTATTGTGCCTTTGTCACGGCCAAGCGAGTGGGAGCCACAATCGAGCAGATTGATCCCTCGGCTGCCCTGCAGTGCCAGGGAGTTGTGGCCTTCTATGCGGCCAAGGATATACCGGGAGCGAATAACTTCGTGACGGTCACCCCGCTTACGCCTGAAGTGGATGAGATCTTTGCTGCTGGTCGGGTCAAGCACTACGACCAACCTCTGGGTGTGATTGCAGCCCTCTCGCAGGATACGGCTGTCTATGCAGCCACCCTGGTGCAGGTAACCTACGCCAACGATCAGCGGAAGATCTACACGAGCATCAACCAAGTGCTGGCAGCCAAGCTGGAGAATCGCATCGTCTGTCTAAAGAAGGACAGTGGGGAAAAAGAGGTACTGAATCCATCTGCTTTGGCGCCTGGCGATGTATTGGGTCGGGGTATTCTGCAACTGGAATCGCAGTACCACTTCACAATGGAGCCGCAGACAACAATTGTGGTGCCCATTGACAATATTCTGCAGGTGTGGTGCTCCACCCAGTGGATGGATGGCACTCAGGGAAGCATTGCCCACATGCTGAAGGTGAATGTGAACACAGTGCAGCTCCAGGTGCGACGTGTGGGAGGTGCCTATGGCGCAAAGGTCACGCGCTGCAATATTGTAGCCTGTGCCGCCGCCTTGGTGGCCTCTAAGCTGAACCGGCCCGCCAGATTTGTCCAGACCATCGAATCCATGATGGAGTGCAATGGCAAGCGATGGGCCTGTCGTTCGGATTACGAGTTCCGTGCACGTGCTAATGGATTGATCACCATGTTGACCAATAAATACTACGAGGATGCGGGCTGCAATCTCAACGAGAATGTGGTCGATTTTCTCACACTGCCGGCCCTCAGGAATGTCTACAACTTGACGAACTCCAACTACAAGACCTCGGGAAGTGCCATCCTAACAGATGCCCCCAGTTCCACATGGTGTCGGGCACCTGGAACAGCAGAGG CAATCGCCATGACGGAAACAGCTCTAGAGCACATCGCCTTCACTTGTCAGCTGGATCCAGCCGATGTCCGTCTGGTCAATCTCCGACCTGGTAGCAAGATGGTGCAACTCCTGCCCAGATTCCTGGCCACCACAGAATACCGCAAGCGACGGGGGCAGATCAACCTATTCAACGCGCAGAATCGGTGGCGTAAACGCGGACTGGGACTGACTCTCATGGAGTTTCCGCTGAACACGACCGTTGGCTTCACGTATCCCACGACGGTGGCCATTTACCACGAGGATGGATCGGTGGTCATCACGCACGGTGGCATAGAGATTGGCCAGGGCATCAATACGAAGGCGGCCCAGGTGGCAGCCTTCGTACTAGGCGTGCCCCTGGAGCGCGTGAGCGTAGAGAGCAGCAACACGGTAAGCGGAGCCAATTCCATGATCACGGCCAACTCCATGAGCAGCGAAATGATTGGACTGGCCGTGCGCAAGGCCTGCGACACGCTGAACAAGCGTCTGGAGCCCGTGAAGAAACAGCTGGGAAAAAAAGCAACCTGGTTGCAGATCCTACAGGCTGCCTACTTGCAGTCCGTTATTCTCATAGCCAGCGACTCTTATAAACTGGGAGATATTCCCAGCTACAGCATCTTTGGACTGAGTCTCAGTGAACTGGAGCTGGACATACTCACTGGCAACCACTTGATTCGCCGCGTCGATATCCTCGAAGATGCTGGAGAGAGTCTCAGCCCCAACATCGATGTGGGCCAGGTGGAGGGCGCCTTTGTCATGGGCCTCGGCTACTATCTGACGGAGCTGCTGGTCTACGATCGCCAGACGGGCCGCATTCTCACCAATCGCACCTGGAACTACCATCCGCCTGGCGCCAAGGACATCCCCATCGATTTCCGCATAGAACTGCTCCAAAAGAACCCCAATCCGGTGGGTTTCATGCGCTCTAAGTCAACGGGTGAGCCAgccctctgtctctccgtgGGCGTACTCTTTGCCATGCAGCATGCCATCCAATCGGCCAGAACAGATGCGGGACTACCTCGAGAGTGGGTGCGCCTGGGGGCACCAACCACGCCAGAGACTGTAGTTCTGAATGCGGGCCACCAAGTGCAGAGCTTTGCCCTGAAGTGA
- the LOC4803309 gene encoding indole-3-acetaldehyde oxidase-like, translating to MAGSITINGTSYEVNLAALPADISLNTFIRENAGLTGTKFMCQEGGCGVCVCTLTGIHPETGEVRTWGVNSCLTMLNTCLGLEVTTTEGLGNKRVGYHAIQERLAKMNGTQCGYCSPGIVMNMYGLLKSKGGRVTMAEVENSFGGNICRCTGYRPILDAMKSFAVDSDIAVPAECADIEDLGTKQCPKTGELCAGTCKKQSPKGSQVYLDGSRWSWPESLSQLFEVLQSAVKEKLPVMLVAGNTAHGVYRRSADIKAFIDVGALADLKGHKLAVDSSSLTLGGNLSLTETMDICRQLEKTRGFEYLSQVWQHLDWIANVPVRNAGTLAGNLAIKHAHPEFPSDVFIVLEALDAQVIVQESVAKQATVSLASYLKTPMEGKIIRGFVLPAYPKDRFLFDSYKIMPRAQNAHAYVNAAFLLELDNASKVKTARICFGGINPEFVHATAIEKLLLGRNPYENGLVEKAFGQLSTLLQPDEVLPDASPVYRRKLACGLFYKFLLKTAAQRKQGVGSRFAVGGSLLQRPVSSGKQNFETFQEHYPVTKATEKHEGLIQCSGEATYANDLPTQHNQVWAAFVTAKKVGAKVTKVDPQPALALPGVVAYLDAKDIPGPNYIGPKTRDQFFFAQDEELFATGEIKFYNQPVGIIVANTNALAHRAAELVKLSYEGGAKEVLPSLKHVLDKVGASSNERLEQKVKSTLDNLDLEGEHFDLSSSGQLDMGLQYHYYMEPQTTVAVPFEGGLQVYVATQWMDLSQDVIANILKLKANEVQVKTRRIGGGYGGKATRCNLAAAAASVAANKLNRPVRMVQSLESIMTTIGKRWAFHCDYDFFVQKSGKIVGIVSRFFEDAGYLSNESPMGHVVMLSKNCYEFSDNFKLDGFLVYTDAPSNTPCRAPGSVEGIAMIENIIEHIAFETGQDPADVRYANMLPAHKMGEMMPGFLKSTLYKDRRSDIFAYNKENRWRKRGLGLCIMEYQIGYFGQYPATVAIYHSDGTVVVSHGGIEMGQGMNTKISQVVAHTLGIPMQQVRIEASDTINGANSMVTGGAVGSETLCYAVRKACETLNSRLEPVKEELKPSDWQQLINEAYNRKINLIASDQCKQGDMDPYSVCGLCLTEVEFDVLTGNYLVNRVDLLEDTGESLNPNVDIGQIEGAFMMGLGYWTSEQIVVDNQTGECLTNRTWTYKPPGAKDIPVDLRIELLPKSPNKAGFMRSKATGEPAICLSIAVAFALQQALQSARDDAGVPKAWVTLNAPMTPEFLVLHAGTEPSQFKLN from the exons ATGGCTGGAAGCATTACAATCAACGGCACTAGCTATGAAG TTAATCTGGCTGCCCTGCCTGCAGACATCTCGCTCAACACCTTCATTCGAGAGAATGCCGGTCTGACGGGCACAAAGTTCATGTGCCAGGAAGGCGGATGCGGTGTCTGCGTGTGTACGCTGACCGGCATCCACCCGGAAACGGGGGAGGTGCGCACTTGGGGCGTAAACTCGTGCCTCACGATGCTGAACACCTGCCTGGGACTGGAGGTGACCACAACGGAGGGTCTGGGCAACAAGCGGGTGGGCTACCACGCCATCCAGGAGCGGCTGGCCAAGATGAACGGCACCCAGTGCGGCTACTGCTCGCCGGGAATCGTGATGAACATGTACGGGCTGCTCAAGTCGAAGGGCGGTCGCGTGACCATGGCGGAGGTGGAGAACTCATTCGGAGGCAACATCTGTCGCTGCACTGGATACCGCCCCATCCTGGATGCCATGAAGTCCTTTGCGGTAGACAGCGACATTGCGGTGCCCGCGGAGTGTGCGGACATCGAGGATCTGGGCACAAAGCAGTGTCCCAAGACGGGCGAGCTATGCGCTGgcacctgcaagaagcagtcGCCCAAGGGCAGTCAGGTCTACCTGGACGGCAGCCGCTGGAGCTGGCCGGAGAGCCTGAGCCAGCTATTTGAGGTCCTGCAGAGCGCTGTCAAAGAGAAGCTGCCCGTCATGCTGGTGGCCGGCAACACGGCTCACGGGGTGTACAGGCGCAGTGCGGACATAAAGGCGTTCATCGATGTCGGGGCCTTGGCAGACCTCAAGGGACACAAGCTGGCTGTTGATTCCTCTTCCCTTACGCTTGGGGGAAACCTGAGCCTCACAGAAACCATGGACATTTGCCGCCAGCTGGAGAAGACCCGTGGCTTCGAATACTTGTCGCAGGTGTGGCAACATCTCGATTGGATCGCCAACGTTCCCGTGCGCAAT GCCGGCACCTTGGCGGGCAATCTGGCTATCAAGCATGCGCACCCGGAGTTTCCCTCCGACGTGTTCATTGTCCTCGAGGCCCTGGACGCACAGGTGATTGTCCAGGAGTCGGTGGCTAAACAGGCAACTGTGAGCCTCGCCAGCTATCTGAAGACGCCGATGGAGGGCAAGATCATACGAGGATTTGTGCTGCCCGCTTATCCCAAGGATCGTTTCCTGTTTGACTCCTACAAG ATCATGCCTCGTGCCCAGAATGCCCATGCCTATGTCAATGCCGCTTTTCTCCTCGAGTTGGACAACGCCTCCAAAGTGAAGACCGCTCGCATTTGCTTTGGCGGCATCAACCCGGAGTTTGTccatgccactgccattgaGAAACTGCTTTTGGGACGCAATCCCTATGAGAATGGACTGGTGGAGAAGGCCTTTGGCCAACTATCGACTCTTCTGCAACCTGATGAGGTGCTGCCCGATGCCTCACCCGTGTACCGACGCAAGCTTGCCTGTGGCCTCTTCTACAAGTTCCTGCTGAAGACCGCCGCCCAGAGGAAACAGGGAGTTGGAAGTCGCTTCGCTGTGGGCGGATCCCTGCTGCAGCGGCCGGTATCGAGTGGAAAGCAGAACTTTGAGACCTTCCAGGAACACTATCCGGTGACCAAGGCCACGGAGAAGCACGAGGGCCTCATCCAGTGCTCCGGCGAAGCAACCTACGCCAACGATCTTCCCACTCAACACAATCAGGTGTGGGCGGCCTTTGTCACAGCAAAGAAAGTGGGTGCTAAAGTCACGAAGGTGGATCCCCAACCAGCGCTGGCTCTGCCCGGAGTGGTGGCCTATTTGGATGCCAAGGACATACCGGGACCTAACTACATTGGACCTAAGACCCGTGACCAGTTTTTCTTTGCTCAAGACGAGGAGCTTTTTGCCACAGGCGAGATCAAATTCTACAACCAGCCCGTCGGCATAATCGTTGCCAATACCAACGCCCTGGCTCATCGCGCTGCAGAATTGGTGAAGTTGAGCTACGAAGGAGGTGCCAAGGAAGTGCTACCCAGTCTGAAGCATGTGCTGGACAAGGTGGGAGCCTCATCTAACGAGCGCTTGGAGCAAAAGGTCAAGTCAACTCTGGACAACCTCGACTTGGAGGGGGAGCACTTTGATCTGAGCTCCTCCGGTCAGCTGGACATGGGTCTGCAGTACCACTACTACATGGAGCCGCAGACTACGGTAGCAGTGCCCTTCGAGGGTGGCCTGCAGGTGTATGTAGCCACCCAGTGGATGGATCTTTCGCAAGACGTCATCGCCAACATCCTTAAACTCAAAGCCAACGAGGTGCAGGTAAAGACTCGCCGTATCGGTGGCGGATACGGAGGAAAGGCCACCCGCTGCAACCtcgccgctgcggctgcttctGTCGCTGCGAACAAGCTCAATCGTCCCGTGCGCATGGTCCAGTCGCTCGAGTCAATCATGACTACCATAGGCAAACGGTGGGCCTTCCATTGTGACTATGACTTCTTCGTTCAGAAGTCTGGCAAGATCGTGGGTATCGTCAGTCGTTTCTTCGAGGATGCAGGCTACTTGTCGAACGAGTCCCCCATGGGGCACGTGGTAATGCTGTCCAAGAACTGCTACGAATTCAGCGATAACTTCAAGTTGGATGGTTTCCTTGTCTACACGGACGCTCCCAGCAACACTCCGTGTCGGGCTCCTGGGTCCGTGGAAGGAATTGCCATGATAGAAAATATCATCGAACACATCGCCTTCGAGACGGGGCAGGATCCCGCAGACGTGCGATATGCCAACATGCTGCCCGCCCACAAAATGGGAGAAATGATGCCTGGATTCCTAAAGAGCACCCTTTATAAGGATCGTCGTTCGGATATTTTTGCCTACAACAAAGAGAATCGGTGGCGCAAGCGCGGATTGGGTCTGTGCATTATGGAGTACCAGATCGGGTACTTCGGACAGTACCCGGCGACGGTAGCTATCTATCACAGCGATGGCACTGTGGTTGTTTCTCACGGAGGCATAGAAATGGGACAAG GCATGAACACCAAGATATCTCAGGTGGTGGCCCATACTCTGGGCATTCCCATGCAACAGGTGCGCATTGAAGCCAGCGACACTATCAATGGAGCGAACTCAATGGTCACTGGAGGTGCCGTTGGCAGCGAGACCCTCTGCTATGCCGTGCGCAAGGCCTGCGAGACACTGAATTCTCGTCTGGAACCGGTCAAGGAGGAGCTGAAGCCCTCCGACTGGCAGCAGCTGATCAATGAAGCGTACAACCGGAAGATCAATCTCATTGCCAGCGACCAGTGCAAGCAGGGTGACATGGACCCGTACTCGGTTTGCGGGCTCTGTCTAACGGAGGTGGAGTTTGATGTGCTCACGGGCAACTATCTGGTCAACCGGGTGGATCTCCTGGAGGACACGGGCGAGAGTCTGAATCCCAATGTGGACATCGGCCAGATCGAAGGCGCCTTCATGATGGGCCTTGGCTACTGGACTAGCGAGCAGATTGTAGTGGACAATCAGACTGGCGAATGCCTCACGAACCGCACCTGGACGTACAAGCCTCCGGGCGCCAAGGACATTCCCGTGGATCTTCGCATTGAGCTGCTGCCTAAGAGCCCCAACAAAGCAGGCTTTATGAGATCAAAAG CTACCGGTGAACCCGCCATCTGCTTGTCAATAGCGGTGGCCTTTGCCCTGCAGCAAGCCCTGCAATCGGCCCGCGATGATGCCGGCGTGCCCAAGGCATGGGTCACCCTCAATGCCCCAATGACGCCCGAGTTTCTGGTTCTTCATGCCGGCACCGAGCCCAGCCAGTTCAAGCTGAACTAA